The following coding sequences are from one Nonlabens arenilitoris window:
- a CDS encoding DUF4252 domain-containing protein, translating to MNNLIIRILALGITFILFLTSCSSDPSLQQYFVDSQEKQGFITTTIPKSILGLDVSQMSDKSQEAYNSINKVNLLYYPIDKQNTAAFEKENAQLNAILKSDDFKTLMTHKSDGVNMRFLYDGSSESIDEMIIYGSSPEMGLGVARVLGDDMKLGSIMKMMEEMKNVNLDQTGINNILKDIGVDLNEEGEIDEEAVKKIMASKGMDTTNLDIDMNSKE from the coding sequence ATGAATAATCTTATAATAAGAATCTTAGCATTAGGAATCACATTTATCTTGTTTCTAACCTCATGTAGTTCAGATCCTAGTTTGCAACAATACTTTGTGGATAGTCAAGAAAAGCAAGGCTTTATCACAACAACCATCCCTAAAAGTATACTAGGATTAGACGTTTCTCAGATGAGTGATAAATCACAAGAGGCTTATAATTCCATCAATAAAGTGAATTTACTTTATTATCCAATTGATAAGCAAAACACTGCCGCATTTGAAAAAGAAAATGCGCAACTTAATGCAATTTTAAAAAGCGATGATTTTAAAACCTTAATGACTCACAAGTCTGATGGTGTGAATATGCGATTTTTATATGATGGTTCTAGCGAGAGTATTGATGAGATGATTATATATGGTTCTTCTCCAGAAATGGGATTAGGTGTCGCTAGAGTGTTAGGTGATGATATGAAACTAGGTTCTATTATGAAAATGATGGAAGAAATGAAAAACGTAAATCTAGATCAAACAGGTATTAACAACATCCTTAAAGATATAGGAGTAGATCTAAACGAGGAAGGTGAAATCGATGAAGAAGCTGTTAAAAAAATAATGGCTTCAAAAGGGATGGATACCACAAATTTAGATATTGATATGAATAGTAAAGAGTAA
- a CDS encoding RNA polymerase sigma factor — MNQQKFIAVFKEVQHKMYFLSKRLLTSHEEAADAVQEVMAKLWEKRDTLEKVKNKEAYAMQMVKNFSLDRLKSKQAGHLRIVHSNYEDDHRNAQEEMERKAKVTMVQNVINTLPEQYKVVLQLRDIQQYDFEAIERILDMKATAVRVTLSRARKMLKEKIEEQYQIDIA, encoded by the coding sequence ATGAACCAACAAAAATTCATAGCTGTTTTTAAAGAAGTGCAACACAAAATGTACTTTTTATCAAAACGCTTGCTTACCTCGCATGAAGAGGCAGCAGACGCTGTGCAAGAAGTAATGGCTAAGTTATGGGAGAAAAGAGACACTCTAGAAAAAGTGAAAAATAAAGAAGCATATGCCATGCAAATGGTAAAAAACTTCTCTCTAGACCGCTTAAAAAGCAAACAGGCTGGGCATTTAAGAATTGTGCATAGTAATTATGAAGATGACCATCGCAATGCACAAGAAGAGATGGAACGCAAGGCAAAAGTCACAATGGTACAGAATGTGATTAATACCTTACCAGAGCAGTATAAAGTGGTACTGCAACTGCGAGATATACAGCAATATGACTTTGAGGCCATAGAACGTATACTAGATATGAAAGCCACCGCAGTTAGAGTAACTTTAAGTCGAGCCCGTAAAATGCTCAAAGAAAAAATTGAAGAACAGTATCAAATAGACATCGCATGA
- a CDS encoding DUF4252 domain-containing protein yields the protein MKNLIYITAFLLTSGIAMAQNFNALDNLKNTSETVVTDEMFALIAGVDIDSDDKEFNEIKKIIDNLKELRIYATDNPTSAATLNSFAQKYIANNNLVKLMHVKEDGQMFSFHMRKGSNDKKVRDLVMLINGSGDNDDKDTVFLIISGDIDLNQISKLTKMMNVPGQKQIEDATN from the coding sequence ATGAAAAATTTAATTTACATAACAGCTTTCTTGCTTACCAGTGGTATAGCAATGGCACAAAACTTTAATGCACTAGATAATCTTAAAAACACATCAGAGACAGTTGTGACCGATGAGATGTTTGCACTAATAGCAGGAGTAGATATCGATAGTGATGATAAAGAATTCAACGAGATTAAAAAAATTATTGATAATCTTAAGGAATTACGCATTTATGCTACAGATAACCCTACTAGTGCCGCGACTTTAAATTCATTTGCTCAAAAGTATATCGCAAATAATAACCTTGTGAAATTGATGCACGTTAAAGAAGATGGACAGATGTTCTCTTTCCACATGCGCAAAGGTAGTAATGATAAAAAAGTACGCGATCTAGTGATGTTGATTAATGGATCTGGTGATAATGATGATAAGGACACCGTTTTTCTGATCATATCAGGAGACATAGACTTAAACCAGATATCAAAACTTACTAAAATGATGAATGTACCAGGTCAGAAGCAAATAGAAGACGCTACAAATTAA
- a CDS encoding S41 family peptidase — MMMKSYKNLILLGLTVLLTVSCFKDNDDNFASSTSIKNFVYRGMNAFYLYKPDVPELADDRFATVPELEEFHSIYETPEDFFESLVFDRSLTDRFSVIVSDYIALEQLFAGTTLNNGMEFGLVGETGSASNVWGYVRYVLPNSSASAQGVARGMIFNQIDGIQLTRDNFSVLLGQNSYTIGLADLNAGVAISNGMTITLDKTSITENPVFRTAIIDQGSQKIGYLMYNSFTSNFDEQLNDAFGTLQSAGVTHLVLDLRYNGGGSVNTSIILGSLIAGQPTTDIFSTEEWNPDVQEFFENNQPDRLTNFFKTTTNAGTPLNTLGLSKVHVITTGSSASASELVIAALEPYVDVVQVGDDTAGKFQASITLYDSSDFGRSGANPAHRYALQPLVLKSINSAGFTDYFNGLVPDIALREDFENLGVLGDVNEPLLAACLQDIMANGRPSFNKSSIQYDELSGSMELKPFSQEMWKEAELNEYLLTK, encoded by the coding sequence ATGATGATGAAATCTTATAAAAATTTAATCCTTTTAGGCCTTACTGTTTTATTAACGGTAAGTTGCTTTAAAGATAATGATGATAATTTTGCTTCTTCTACTTCTATAAAAAACTTTGTTTATAGAGGTATGAATGCCTTTTATTTATATAAACCAGATGTTCCAGAACTAGCAGACGATCGTTTTGCGACAGTTCCAGAATTAGAAGAGTTTCACAGTATTTATGAAACACCAGAGGACTTTTTTGAATCATTAGTTTTTGATAGATCGCTCACAGACAGATTTAGCGTTATTGTAAGTGATTATATAGCACTAGAACAGTTGTTTGCTGGGACGACATTAAACAATGGTATGGAGTTCGGCCTGGTAGGTGAAACAGGTAGCGCGTCTAATGTATGGGGTTATGTGCGTTATGTGTTACCCAACTCTAGTGCCAGTGCACAAGGTGTTGCACGTGGAATGATATTTAATCAAATAGATGGAATTCAATTAACACGTGATAACTTTAGTGTATTGCTGGGACAAAATTCTTATACCATAGGACTAGCAGATCTAAATGCTGGTGTTGCTATTAGTAATGGAATGACAATCACTTTAGATAAGACATCCATAACTGAAAATCCAGTTTTCAGAACCGCTATTATTGATCAAGGTTCGCAAAAAATAGGATACTTAATGTATAATAGTTTTACGTCAAATTTTGATGAACAATTAAATGATGCTTTTGGAACTTTACAATCTGCAGGAGTAACTCATCTAGTATTAGATTTAAGATATAATGGTGGTGGATCTGTAAATACTTCCATCATTTTAGGAAGCCTTATAGCAGGACAACCTACGACAGACATTTTTTCCACAGAGGAATGGAATCCTGATGTGCAAGAATTTTTTGAAAACAATCAACCAGATCGATTAACTAATTTCTTTAAAACAACCACTAATGCTGGCACACCTTTAAATACTCTAGGACTTTCTAAAGTTCATGTCATTACTACAGGTAGCAGCGCTAGTGCTAGTGAGTTAGTCATTGCTGCTTTAGAACCTTATGTAGATGTGGTACAAGTAGGTGATGATACCGCAGGTAAATTTCAAGCAAGCATTACCTTATATGACAGTAGCGATTTTGGTAGATCTGGTGCAAATCCTGCTCATAGATATGCATTACAACCATTAGTTTTAAAAAGTATCAACAGTGCTGGATTTACAGATTATTTTAATGGACTGGTTCCGGATATAGCATTACGCGAAGACTTTGAAAATCTAGGAGTTTTAGGAGATGTGAATGAACCTTTACTAGCAGCATGCCTTCAAGATATTATGGCAAATGGTAGGCCTAGTTTTAATAAATCTAGCATCCAATATGACGAGTTAAGCGGTAGTATGGAGCTGAAACCTTTTAGTCAAGAGATGTGGAAGGAAGCAGAATTAAATGAATACTTGTTAACTAAGTAA